From Vitis vinifera cultivar Pinot Noir 40024 chromosome 14, ASM3070453v1, a single genomic window includes:
- the LOC132255017 gene encoding uncharacterized protein LOC132255017 translates to MASAPPAFSTVIRPSLKHNSHRRLRVRAQSFRDEGRQSNMVDASLSVLRERIEQVQIKERLERCCRREHGWNYAPGYNYKLKRDTQLSDLFGLVGLAAGTVGITLLSGTLGLCLVSLVFHLSQ, encoded by the exons ATGGCTTCTGCTCCACCCGCTTTCTCTACTGTAATCAGACCATCCTTGAAGCACAACAGCCATAGACGCCTACGAGTGAGAGCTCAGAGCTTTAGAGATGAAG GGAGACAAAGCAATATGGTGGATGCAAGCTTGAGTGTTCTAAGGGAAAGGATAGAACAAGTTCAAATAAAGGAGAGACTGGAGAGGTGTTGCAGACGTGAACATGGGTGGAACTATGCACCAGGGTACAATTACAAACTCAAAAGGGATACCCAATTATCAGATTTATTTGGCCTGGTGGGTTTGGCTGCTGGGACTGTTGGCATCACTCTTCTCAGTGGTACCCTTGGCCTTTGCCTTGTTTCCCTGGTGTTTCATTTGAGTCAATGA